A single region of the Anopheles funestus chromosome X, idAnoFuneDA-416_04, whole genome shotgun sequence genome encodes:
- the LOC125770410 gene encoding fasciclin-1 isoform X2, whose translation MFVGMVMTMVTTSHRGGKYGRYLVFLSMCLQLFPMVWTVPRSSTDTLESRMRDDPDLSEFYSLIERDEIAMSKLVHHSLTIFAPTNQAFQRYLNNKTHLNYHMSSTPLRLSQLADTVRSLNDDGTPLYITRVRPLSGMQEDLYVNSAKIIRERSNMEFTNSRGYKQILHIIDDVLTPITTVFNKTLDTPNPDAWGFLQSVEAINIEPHRVRSFRKKILNLKRDQVYKKPGISTFFIPVETGFKVPPHPTLSMVDKRVIDGHVIPNKAIFTTPAPYGQALETLQFEDDLRVTITFFRHETGKNARVFVVSNTMYSNSRLTPGAVIAEIVKANIPVANGVVHLIHRPLVIVDMHGLQMLADNSHTLWSKFRDLIDDYAPDFLNTLRGMNQMTIFVPQDDAVTQMMQTNFMSNRKKLHEVLMMHIVPDAITIDKIKRNNQNHIYQIPTLTSRRFIYFNLNENRTTHAKSVTVEGGGVNASLVLGDIATKDGYIHIIDRMLGVSYMTVQEKLETDPMLNLTYQFGRLNHFNDQLNMTNKRFTYFVPRDKAWIQWFIEHPAANLDDFVRDREQSRLVLEHHLIVADRVFSMGDLRNMSHDSLILPTVGPESLQIRVKEEDNRYFIQWKETGRWTTVFRADVECTNGLIHVIDVPFVHEYDMITSGGSEANLCPTALTLTVTVLAMFATKGTF comes from the exons TTCTACTCCCTGATTGAGCGAGATGAAATTGCAATGTCCAAGCTGGTCCACCATTCGCTAACAATATTTGCACCGACGAATCAAGCCTTCCAGCGTTACCTCAACAATAAGACGCACCTTAACTATCACATGT CGTCCACTCCACTGCGATTATCGCAGCTCGCTGATACGGTGCGTTCGTTAAATGATGACGGTACACCGCTGTACATTACCCGGGTACGCCCGCTGAGCGGTATGCAGGAGGATCTGTACGTGAACAGTGCGAAGATTATCCGGGAGCGTTCCAACATGGAGTTTACAAACTCACGCGGTTACAAACAG ATTCTTCACATTATAGACGATGTGCTGACGCCTATAACGACGGTGTTTAACAAAACGTTGGATACACCCAACCCGGACGCCTGGGGATTCCTGCAGAGTGTGGAAGCGATCAACATTGAGCCACACCGTGTGAG ATCGTTCAGGAAGAAGATATTGAACCTAAAACGGGACCAAGTGTACAAGAAACCGGGCATCTCCACCTTCTTCATACCGGTGGAGACTGGCTTTAAG GTACCTCCACATCCTACCTTGAGCATGGTGGATAAACGAGTGATTGATGGGCATGTGATACCGAACAAAGCCATTTTCACCACACCTGCCCCGTACGGTCAAGCGTTGGAAACGCTCCAGTTTGAGGATGATCTACGAGTAACGATTACCTTCTTCCGGCACGAGACTGGAAAGAATGCGCGTG TGTTTGTGGTGTCCAACACGATGTACTCCAACTCACGGCTCACACCCGGTGCGGTAATAGCGGAAATCGTAAAAGCAAACATACCGGTTGCTAATGGTGTAGTTCATCTGATTCACCGACCATTGGTTATCGTCGATATGCACGGTCTGCAGATGCTCGCG GATAACAGCCATACCCTGTGGTCGAAATTTCGGGACTTGATTGATGATTATGCGCCAGACTTTCTGAACACCTTGAGGGGTATGAACCAAATGACGATCTTCGTACCGCAGGATGATGCTGTTACGCAGATGATGCAAACAAACTTCATGAG CAACCGGAAGAAGCTTCATGAGGTGTTAATGATGCACATAGTACCGGATGCTATTACGatcgataaaataaaacgtaacAATCAGAATCAT ATTTATCAAATTCCAACCTTGACCAGTCGGCGCTTTATCTACTTCAATCTGAACGAAAATCGTACCACGCACGCTAAAAGTGTTACCGTCGAAGGTGGAGGTGTGAATGCATCACTGGTACTGGGCGATATTGCCACGAAGGATGGCTACATTCACATCATCGATCGGATGCTCGGCGTATCGTACATGACCGTACAGGAAAAGCTTGAAACCGATCCAATGCTAAA tCTCACCTATCAATTTGGAAGGTTGAACCATTTTAACGATCAGCTAAACATGACGAACAAACGATTTACCTACTTCGTACCGAGGGACAAGGCATGGATCCAGTGGTTTATCGAACATCCGGCTGCAAATCTCGACGACTTTGTCCGGGACCGTGAACAG TCTCGTCTGGTGCTGGAGCATCATCTTATCGTTGCTGATCGGGTGTTCAGTATGGGTGATCTGAGAAATATGTCCCACGACTCACTCATCCTACCGACGGTTGGTCCGGAAAGTTTGCAAATACGCGTCAAAGAAGAGGATAACA GGTACTTTATACAGTGGAAGGAAACGGGCCGCTGGACTACGGTGTTTCGTGCCGATGTCGAATGTACAAACGGGCTGATCCACGTCATCGATGTACCGTTCGTGCACGAATACGACATGATTACTAGCGGTGGTAGTGAGGCAAACCTTTGCCCAACGGCACTCACACTGACGGTGACAGTATTAGCGATGTTTGCAACGAAGGGAACGTTCTGA
- the LOC125770410 gene encoding fasciclin-1 isoform X1 gives MFVGMVMTMVTTSHRGGKYGRYLVFLSMCLQLFPMVWTVPRSSTDTLESRMRDDPDLSEFYSLIERDEIAMSKLVHHSLTIFAPTNQAFQRYLNNKTHLNYHMSSTPLRLSQLADTVRSLNDDGTPLYITRVRPLSGMQEDLYVNSAKIIRERSNMEFTNSRGYKQILHIIDDVLTPITTVFNKTLDTPNPDAWGFLQSVEAINIEPHRVRSFRKKILNLKRDQVYKKPGISTFFIPVETGFKVPPHPTLSMVDKRVIDGHVIPNKAIFTTPAPYGQALETLQFEDDLRVTITFFRHETGKNARVFVVSNTMYSNSRLTPGAVIAEIVKANIPVANGVVHLIHRPLVIVDMHGLQMLAQDNSHTLWSKFRDLIDDYAPDFLNTLRGMNQMTIFVPQDDAVTQMMQTNFMSNRKKLHEVLMMHIVPDAITIDKIKRNNQNHIYQIPTLTSRRFIYFNLNENRTTHAKSVTVEGGGVNASLVLGDIATKDGYIHIIDRMLGVSYMTVQEKLETDPMLNLTYQFGRLNHFNDQLNMTNKRFTYFVPRDKAWIQWFIEHPAANLDDFVRDREQSRLVLEHHLIVADRVFSMGDLRNMSHDSLILPTVGPESLQIRVKEEDNRYFIQWKETGRWTTVFRADVECTNGLIHVIDVPFVHEYDMITSGGSEANLCPTALTLTVTVLAMFATKGTF, from the exons TTCTACTCCCTGATTGAGCGAGATGAAATTGCAATGTCCAAGCTGGTCCACCATTCGCTAACAATATTTGCACCGACGAATCAAGCCTTCCAGCGTTACCTCAACAATAAGACGCACCTTAACTATCACATGT CGTCCACTCCACTGCGATTATCGCAGCTCGCTGATACGGTGCGTTCGTTAAATGATGACGGTACACCGCTGTACATTACCCGGGTACGCCCGCTGAGCGGTATGCAGGAGGATCTGTACGTGAACAGTGCGAAGATTATCCGGGAGCGTTCCAACATGGAGTTTACAAACTCACGCGGTTACAAACAG ATTCTTCACATTATAGACGATGTGCTGACGCCTATAACGACGGTGTTTAACAAAACGTTGGATACACCCAACCCGGACGCCTGGGGATTCCTGCAGAGTGTGGAAGCGATCAACATTGAGCCACACCGTGTGAG ATCGTTCAGGAAGAAGATATTGAACCTAAAACGGGACCAAGTGTACAAGAAACCGGGCATCTCCACCTTCTTCATACCGGTGGAGACTGGCTTTAAG GTACCTCCACATCCTACCTTGAGCATGGTGGATAAACGAGTGATTGATGGGCATGTGATACCGAACAAAGCCATTTTCACCACACCTGCCCCGTACGGTCAAGCGTTGGAAACGCTCCAGTTTGAGGATGATCTACGAGTAACGATTACCTTCTTCCGGCACGAGACTGGAAAGAATGCGCGTG TGTTTGTGGTGTCCAACACGATGTACTCCAACTCACGGCTCACACCCGGTGCGGTAATAGCGGAAATCGTAAAAGCAAACATACCGGTTGCTAATGGTGTAGTTCATCTGATTCACCGACCATTGGTTATCGTCGATATGCACGGTCTGCAGATGCTCGCG CAGGATAACAGCCATACCCTGTGGTCGAAATTTCGGGACTTGATTGATGATTATGCGCCAGACTTTCTGAACACCTTGAGGGGTATGAACCAAATGACGATCTTCGTACCGCAGGATGATGCTGTTACGCAGATGATGCAAACAAACTTCATGAG CAACCGGAAGAAGCTTCATGAGGTGTTAATGATGCACATAGTACCGGATGCTATTACGatcgataaaataaaacgtaacAATCAGAATCAT ATTTATCAAATTCCAACCTTGACCAGTCGGCGCTTTATCTACTTCAATCTGAACGAAAATCGTACCACGCACGCTAAAAGTGTTACCGTCGAAGGTGGAGGTGTGAATGCATCACTGGTACTGGGCGATATTGCCACGAAGGATGGCTACATTCACATCATCGATCGGATGCTCGGCGTATCGTACATGACCGTACAGGAAAAGCTTGAAACCGATCCAATGCTAAA tCTCACCTATCAATTTGGAAGGTTGAACCATTTTAACGATCAGCTAAACATGACGAACAAACGATTTACCTACTTCGTACCGAGGGACAAGGCATGGATCCAGTGGTTTATCGAACATCCGGCTGCAAATCTCGACGACTTTGTCCGGGACCGTGAACAG TCTCGTCTGGTGCTGGAGCATCATCTTATCGTTGCTGATCGGGTGTTCAGTATGGGTGATCTGAGAAATATGTCCCACGACTCACTCATCCTACCGACGGTTGGTCCGGAAAGTTTGCAAATACGCGTCAAAGAAGAGGATAACA GGTACTTTATACAGTGGAAGGAAACGGGCCGCTGGACTACGGTGTTTCGTGCCGATGTCGAATGTACAAACGGGCTGATCCACGTCATCGATGTACCGTTCGTGCACGAATACGACATGATTACTAGCGGTGGTAGTGAGGCAAACCTTTGCCCAACGGCACTCACACTGACGGTGACAGTATTAGCGATGTTTGCAACGAAGGGAACGTTCTGA